Part of the Thermomicrobiales bacterium genome is shown below.
CGATCGCTCGTGTGGACTCTTCATATGCGCGAAGAAGGGAGTCCAGTCGTCAGTGATGAACAATCCGGGCTAATCCCTTTGGATGATTCGTCACCAGTTGCACTGGTTCGGCCAATTACGCCATGTGGACGAAGTTTCCATGCAGGCTCGTGAGCGAGCCTGACCGTGCCCCTCAATGGCCGTTGAACGAGATACGGCAGCCTGGGCAGGAGTCGAGCATGGACCTTCGATTCAAACGAGAACGTGTCGTGCGTGTGGTGTGCGCGCTGTTCTTTGCAGCCGCGATCGGAATACCGGTCATCGGTGCAGCCGCGGCTAGCAGCGTGCTGCCTCGGTTCGACAGGGACGATGTCATTCTCGATACCGGCAATCAGCACCCCTGCGGCGAGATCGAGCAAAGCGATTCAGGCGGAGTACGGCCCGGTATGCGATTCATGACGAGCTAGGAAGGATGCAGAAAGTCACGTCTCCGGAAGGAAGCACCCTCTCACGATACAGGATGGTCGTAGATTCGCGCGGACGCGCGAAGGAAGAAGTACGCCCTTGGTCGATGCGCGCGTCACTTTTCTGCCAGTCGATCCGTCTGGTAGGGAAACAGCGGTATTCGTATTGTCGGAAGGAGTCGATCACATGAGCATTCCTGCTGTCTCTCGCCGCACCTTTATCGCCTCGAGTGCCGTCAGCATGGCCGCGTTGGGAATGCCGCGCGGCGCGCGCTTTGCCTTCGCCGCGCAGACGCCCGTCGATGGAACAGTGATTCCCTGGACGGATCAGCTTGCCGAGAATCCTGTGCCGAATGTGCTGGTGCAGCAGCTCGATTGGGAAACTCTCGATTCCTGGATCACACCCAACGACGAGTTCTTCATCATCAAGCACTACGACGAGCCGGTCATCGATGCATCGACCTGGGCGTTGCATGTCAGTGGGTTGGTTTCCAACCCATTGTCGTTGAGCCTGGCCGACCTGCAGGCGCGGGAACGGGCCGAGGTGACATTCACCATCGAGTGTTCGGGCAACACCGGGCTGCCATTCTTCGACGGCGGCATCGGCAACGCGGTGTGGGCGGGCACGCCCCTGGCGCCAATCCTCGAAGAAGCCGGAGTGCTCGAGGGTGGAACCGAGGTCATTTTCTGGGGGGCCGACGCTGGCGATCAGGTGCGGGGCGATGTGACCATCACCGAGCATTTCGCGCGCAGCATGTCGATCGAGCAAGCGATGAACCCCGAAAACCTGATCACCTGGGAGATGAATGGCGAGCCGCTGCCGCCGTTGCACGGCGCGCCCGCCCGATTGATCGCCCCCGGCTGGTACGGTGTCGCCAATGTGAAATGGCTGACCCGTCTCGAGATTTCCGACCAGCGCTACGCCGGCAACTTCATGGCGCGGGACTACGTCACCATGCGGCAGGTGATGCACGACGACGAGCAAGTCTGGACGCTCAACACCGTCGCGCACGACCGGCTGAAGTCCGCGCCGGCGCGGGTGATCGAAAAGGACGGCAGCTACACCGTGGAGGGCGCGGCCTGGGGTGAAGCGATCGGCAGCGTTGG
Proteins encoded:
- a CDS encoding molybdopterin-dependent oxidoreductase, which translates into the protein MSIPAVSRRTFIASSAVSMAALGMPRGARFAFAAQTPVDGTVIPWTDQLAENPVPNVLVQQLDWETLDSWITPNDEFFIIKHYDEPVIDASTWALHVSGLVSNPLSLSLADLQARERAEVTFTIECSGNTGLPFFDGGIGNAVWAGTPLAPILEEAGVLEGGTEVIFWGADAGDQVRGDVTITEHFARSMSIEQAMNPENLITWEMNGEPLPPLHGAPARLIAPGWYGVANVKWLTRLEISDQRYAGNFMARDYVTMRQVMHDDEQVWTLNTVAHDRLKSAPARVIEKDGSYTVEGAAWGEAIGSVGVSVDGGPWQDAELTTGADDPYTWTFWTYDLGELAAGEHTVASRAVSASGEEQPAPDDPFLAGKSTYWESNGIITRHFAVS